Proteins found in one Erythrobacter sp. 3-20A1M genomic segment:
- a CDS encoding zinc-finger domain-containing protein produces MTPPPETVKVLTRRVWCDGATDIRSGANYRPAALGHPKVYLEIDEHGYVDCGYCDRRFVLEGGPADGVDQAALRDISEGADPGHR; encoded by the coding sequence ATGACACCGCCTCCCGAAACCGTGAAGGTCCTGACGCGCCGCGTATGGTGCGACGGCGCGACCGATATCCGCAGCGGCGCGAACTATCGCCCCGCCGCGCTGGGCCACCCCAAGGTCTATTTGGAAATCGACGAGCACGGCTACGTCGATTGCGGTTACTGCGACCGCCGCTTCGTGCTGGAAGGCGGACCCGCCGACGGGGTCGACCAGGCGGCGTTGCGCGACATTTCGGAAGGGGCCGACCCGGGCCACCGCTGA
- the nth gene encoding endonuclease III — protein sequence MSDRLPFGDDPRTEILRRTQAALIDAFGRIVRPIDKRRSPEWVLVHGVIGARSKTAVSNASTDALLSTYGSWEAVARAPVAELSDRLARQTFPEQSAQRLKACLERVVALRGSVDLRHLSNLPTAEAMVWLEALPGVGRKIAAGVMNTSGFARSVMVIDSHHRRIMQRMGIVPAKADTARAYDALMPLLPPEWHAADMDEHHLLLKKLGQTFCRPREPRCKNCPVRADCATGQRKPSSLDQPLSGRR from the coding sequence GTGAGCGATCGCCTGCCCTTTGGCGACGATCCTCGCACCGAAATCCTGCGCCGAACGCAGGCCGCGCTGATCGACGCCTTCGGGCGCATCGTCCGACCGATCGACAAGCGCCGGTCACCCGAATGGGTGCTGGTGCATGGCGTGATCGGCGCGCGCAGCAAGACTGCGGTGTCGAACGCGTCCACCGACGCGCTGCTGTCGACCTACGGCAGCTGGGAAGCGGTAGCGAGAGCGCCGGTCGCGGAGCTGTCCGACCGTCTCGCGCGTCAGACGTTTCCCGAGCAATCCGCCCAGCGGTTGAAGGCCTGCCTGGAACGGGTCGTTGCCTTGCGCGGCAGCGTCGACCTGCGGCACCTCTCCAACCTGCCGACCGCGGAGGCGATGGTATGGCTGGAGGCGCTGCCCGGCGTGGGGCGCAAGATCGCCGCCGGCGTGATGAATACCAGCGGCTTCGCCCGGTCGGTCATGGTGATCGATTCGCACCATCGGCGAATCATGCAACGCATGGGGATCGTGCCGGCCAAGGCCGATACGGCACGCGCTTATGACGCACTCATGCCGCTATTGCCGCCGGAATGGCATGCGGCCGACATGGACGAGCACCACCTGCTGCTGAAGAAACTCGGCCAGACGTTCTGCCGCCCGCGCGAGCCCCGATGCAAAAACTGCCCCGTGCGCGCGGATTGCGCGACGGGGCAGCGGAAACCGTCTTCGCTAGATCAGCCCTTGTCGGGCAGGCGGTAG
- a CDS encoding alkene reductase, whose product MTDTQHSALFDALDLPQFTVPNRIWMAPLTRSRSTAKDCEQTPLHALYYSQRASAGLIVSEATQISHEGQGYAWTPGIFTDGQVESWKLVTDAVHNAGGRIFCQLWHVGAISHPVFQPDGKAPVSASAWTPEGEAFVGDRHEDGPTVAFGEARALPLDQIPRLLDDYRHAARCAAKAGFDGVEIHAANNYLIDQFIRSETNTRDDDYGGNLDNRLRLLDEVVAAVTEVLPAGRVGVRLSPMGGPGGTSDAKPEESYPAAAAKLAGRGLAYLHVVRPNGQTGSGGSEEGDSIVGAMREAFDGVFVANGDFEPEEAAAWVGDGRADAVTFGREFIANPDLPARIAADGPYNEPDADTFYGGGAEGYVDYPALNKIDDPLPLE is encoded by the coding sequence ATGACCGACACCCAGCACAGCGCGCTGTTCGACGCGCTCGACCTGCCGCAATTCACCGTGCCCAATCGCATCTGGATGGCGCCGCTCACGCGCAGTCGCTCCACCGCAAAGGATTGCGAGCAGACCCCGCTGCACGCGCTCTATTACAGCCAGCGCGCGTCCGCTGGGCTGATCGTGTCGGAAGCGACGCAGATCAGCCACGAGGGGCAGGGATATGCCTGGACGCCGGGCATCTTCACCGATGGTCAGGTGGAAAGCTGGAAGCTGGTGACCGACGCCGTGCATAACGCAGGCGGGCGCATCTTCTGCCAGTTGTGGCATGTCGGCGCGATCAGCCATCCCGTGTTCCAGCCCGACGGCAAGGCGCCGGTATCGGCCAGCGCCTGGACGCCCGAGGGTGAGGCCTTCGTGGGCGACCGGCACGAGGATGGGCCGACCGTCGCATTCGGGGAAGCGCGCGCCCTGCCGCTCGACCAAATTCCGCGCTTGTTGGACGACTATCGCCATGCCGCACGCTGCGCGGCAAAAGCGGGCTTCGATGGCGTCGAGATCCACGCGGCGAACAACTACCTGATCGACCAGTTCATCCGCAGCGAGACGAATACGCGCGACGACGACTATGGCGGCAACCTCGACAATCGGTTGCGCCTGCTGGACGAGGTGGTTGCCGCGGTTACCGAGGTCCTGCCCGCGGGCCGCGTCGGCGTGCGCCTGTCGCCGATGGGCGGACCGGGCGGGACGTCCGACGCGAAGCCGGAGGAGAGCTATCCGGCGGCGGCGGCCAAGCTCGCCGGACGCGGCCTCGCCTATCTCCACGTCGTGCGCCCCAACGGCCAGACCGGCAGCGGCGGATCGGAAGAGGGCGACAGCATCGTTGGCGCGATGCGTGAGGCGTTCGACGGGGTGTTCGTCGCCAATGGCGATTTCGAACCGGAGGAGGCGGCCGCGTGGGTCGGCGACGGTCGTGCCGACGCGGTTACGTTCGGGCGCGAGTTCATCGCCAATCCCGATCTGCCCGCGCGGATCGCCGCGGACGGCCCCTATAACGAGCCCGATGCCGATACCTTCTACGGTGGTGGGGCGGAGGGGTATGTCGACTACCCCGCACTGAATAAGATCGACGATCCGCTGCCGCTGGAGTGA
- a CDS encoding GNAT family N-acetyltransferase, with protein MSDFAIRDGRAADCEAISRLFGSIRFDLSPLLIADRLTAMQDRGDGLLVAATTDDTPVGCIATSRMVTPHRPAPVGRISVLVVEEAWRGCGIGSALVHAAQGRLSSQGCTLIEVTSRFELEAAHRFYERHGYMRTSLRFAREL; from the coding sequence ATGAGCGATTTCGCGATCCGGGATGGCCGCGCCGCGGATTGCGAAGCGATTTCGCGCCTGTTCGGATCGATCCGTTTCGATCTCTCGCCCCTACTGATTGCGGATCGGTTGACCGCCATGCAGGATCGCGGCGACGGCCTGTTGGTGGCGGCGACTACCGATGACACGCCTGTGGGCTGCATCGCAACTAGCCGGATGGTGACTCCGCACCGCCCCGCACCGGTCGGCCGGATTTCGGTCCTGGTCGTGGAAGAGGCTTGGCGAGGCTGCGGGATTGGCAGCGCTCTGGTGCATGCCGCGCAGGGGCGGCTATCGAGCCAAGGGTGCACGCTGATCGAGGTGACCAGCCGTTTCGAACTGGAAGCCGCGCATCGTTTCTATGAGCGGCACGGCTACATGCGAACCAGTCTGCGGTTCGCGCGCGAGCTATAA
- the guaA gene encoding glutamine-hydrolyzing GMP synthase, with the protein MDQEHLPDSILIVDFGSQVTQLIARRIREAGVYSEIAPFTQAEEAFERLKPKGIILSGSPASVPEDGSPRAPQVLFDSGLPILGICYGQQVMTHQLGGEVRPGHETGEGGEFGRAYLTVTQECALFDGLWQVGERHQVWMSHGDKVTQFAEGFEIVATSDGAPFAVIADESRKLYGTQFHPEVVHTPDGAKLLANFARHVCGLAGDWTMAEFRATKIEEIRAQVGDKRVICGLSGGVDSAVAAVLIHEAIGEQLTCVFVDHGLLRTNEREQVESLFRGSYNIPLVVVDAEERFLSGLTGETDPEKKRKFIGKTFIDVFEEEAKAIGGADFLAQGTLYPDVIESVSFTGGPSVTIKSHHNVGGLPERMDMALVEPLRELFKDEVRDLGRELGLPEAFVGRHPFPGPGLAIRIPGEVTKERCDILRKADAIYLEEIRNAGLYDAIWQAFAVLLPVKTVGVMGDGRTYDSVCGLRAVTSTDGMTADVYPFDAAFLTQCATRIVNEVQGINRVVYDYTSKPPGTIEWE; encoded by the coding sequence ATGGACCAAGAGCACCTTCCCGATTCCATCCTGATCGTCGATTTCGGCAGCCAGGTGACGCAACTGATCGCGCGCCGCATTCGCGAGGCGGGCGTCTATTCCGAGATCGCTCCCTTCACACAGGCCGAGGAGGCGTTTGAGCGGCTCAAACCGAAGGGCATCATTCTGTCCGGCTCGCCCGCCAGCGTGCCTGAGGACGGCAGCCCGCGCGCGCCGCAGGTGCTGTTCGACAGCGGCCTGCCGATCCTGGGCATCTGCTACGGCCAGCAGGTCATGACGCACCAGCTCGGCGGCGAGGTCCGGCCGGGGCACGAGACGGGCGAAGGGGGAGAGTTCGGGCGCGCCTATCTCACCGTCACACAGGAATGCGCCTTGTTCGACGGGCTGTGGCAGGTCGGCGAGCGGCACCAGGTGTGGATGAGCCATGGCGACAAGGTCACCCAGTTCGCCGAGGGGTTCGAGATCGTGGCGACCAGCGACGGCGCGCCCTTCGCCGTGATCGCCGACGAGTCGCGCAAACTCTACGGCACGCAGTTCCACCCGGAGGTCGTGCACACGCCCGACGGCGCGAAGCTACTCGCCAATTTCGCGCGGCATGTCTGCGGGCTCGCGGGCGACTGGACCATGGCCGAATTTCGCGCGACCAAGATCGAGGAAATCCGCGCGCAGGTCGGCGACAAGCGGGTGATCTGCGGCCTCTCTGGCGGCGTCGATAGCGCGGTCGCCGCGGTCTTGATCCACGAGGCGATCGGCGAGCAGCTGACCTGCGTGTTCGTCGACCATGGGCTGCTCCGCACCAACGAGCGCGAGCAGGTCGAATCGCTGTTTCGCGGATCGTACAACATCCCGCTGGTGGTGGTGGACGCGGAGGAGCGCTTCCTGTCCGGCCTGACGGGCGAAACCGACCCCGAAAAGAAGCGCAAGTTCATCGGCAAGACCTTCATCGACGTGTTCGAGGAAGAGGCGAAGGCGATCGGCGGGGCGGATTTCCTCGCGCAGGGCACGCTCTATCCCGACGTGATCGAGAGCGTCAGCTTTACCGGCGGGCCGAGCGTGACGATCAAGAGCCATCACAATGTCGGTGGGTTGCCGGAGCGGATGGACATGGCGCTCGTCGAGCCCTTGCGTGAACTGTTCAAGGACGAGGTGCGCGATCTGGGCCGCGAGCTGGGCCTGCCAGAGGCCTTCGTCGGCCGTCACCCCTTTCCTGGCCCCGGCCTCGCCATCCGCATTCCCGGCGAGGTGACGAAGGAGCGCTGCGACATCCTGCGCAAGGCCGACGCGATCTATCTCGAGGAGATCCGCAACGCCGGGCTCTACGACGCGATCTGGCAGGCTTTCGCCGTGCTGTTGCCGGTCAAGACCGTGGGCGTGATGGGTGACGGGCGCACCTATGACAGCGTGTGCGGTTTGCGCGCCGTGACCAGCACCGACGGCATGACCGCCGACGTCTATCCCTTCGATGCGGCCTTCCTGACCCAGTGCGCCACCCGCATCGTCAACGAGGTGCAGGGCATCAACCGCGTGGTCTACGATTACACCAGCAAGCCGCCGGGCACGATCGAGTGGGAGTGA
- a CDS encoding ZIP family metal transporter, with translation MTLIVVAVVSGALVLGAAWGIYGKLGKRTEGFIVALAGGALLLSVVSELIEPSIDKSSIFHAMAGVGAGAVVFAVLDYLVDEKWGSNSGGGLLAAITLDGIPENLALGVALIGAGPKEVAALAGSILLSNLPEAAGGAKSMAGGRHSKTKVLWLWVATAALLSAAAIAGNLLLEGAPEEVLAVIRCFAAGAVVASLATEVFPQAFKEDRHWAGVATALGVILAFVLGSLSGG, from the coding sequence ATGACGCTTATCGTAGTTGCGGTCGTATCGGGAGCGCTCGTGCTCGGCGCGGCCTGGGGAATTTACGGAAAGCTGGGAAAACGTACCGAGGGGTTCATCGTCGCGCTGGCGGGCGGTGCGCTGCTGCTGTCGGTGGTCAGCGAATTGATTGAGCCGTCGATCGACAAGAGCTCGATATTTCACGCCATGGCGGGTGTCGGGGCGGGAGCGGTGGTGTTCGCGGTGCTCGACTATCTGGTCGACGAGAAATGGGGCTCGAACTCGGGCGGCGGATTGCTGGCGGCGATCACGCTTGATGGGATACCCGAGAACCTCGCGCTCGGCGTCGCGTTGATCGGTGCCGGTCCGAAGGAGGTCGCGGCGCTGGCGGGTTCGATCCTGCTTTCCAACCTGCCGGAGGCGGCGGGCGGGGCCAAGAGCATGGCAGGCGGACGGCACTCCAAAACAAAGGTGCTGTGGCTGTGGGTCGCGACCGCCGCCTTGCTGTCTGCCGCGGCGATCGCGGGCAACCTGTTGCTGGAAGGTGCGCCCGAGGAAGTGCTGGCGGTGATCCGCTGCTTCGCGGCTGGGGCCGTGGTCGCGAGCCTCGCGACGGAAGTTTTCCCACAGGCGTTCAAGGAGGATCGCCACTGGGCCGGGGTCGCCACCGCGCTCGGCGTGATACTCGCCTTCGTGCTCGGCTCGCTGAGCGGCGGATAG
- the gyrB gene encoding DNA topoisomerase (ATP-hydrolyzing) subunit B yields the protein MDENTGNTPKKNGYGADSIKVLKGLDAVRKRPGMYIGDTDDGSGLHHMVFEVSDNAIDEALAGHCDLVLIELNPDGSVSVEDNGRGIPVDMHKEEGVSAAEVIMTQLHAGGKFENTSDDNAYKVSGGLHGVGVSVVNALSEWLELKVWRDGKEHWMRFEHGDAVKSLEVTGDAPPVESNGDEDGLKKGTRVTFLPSTDTFKNVTEFDFDKLEHRYRELAFLNSGVRIKLRDRRGEETAEHDLFYEGGIAAFVKYLDRNKEALIAEPISVSAEKDGIGIDVALEWNDSYYENVLTFTNNIPQRDGGTHLAAFRAALTRTLNNYASASGLMKKEKVSLSGEDMREGLTAIVSVKLPDPKFGSQTKDKLVSSEVRQPLESLMGEKMTEWLEENPADAKAIIQKIIDAAAAREAARRAREMSRKGAMSIASLPGKLADCQERDATKAELFLVEGDSAGGSAKQGRDRKTQAILPLKGKILNVERARFDRIISSKEVGTLIQAMGTGLRDEFNLDKLRYHKIVIMTDADVDGAHIRTLLLTFFHRQLPEIVKAGHLFIAQPPLYKVSKGRSEVYLKDDRELDRYLTSTGLDGRVLQTAGGARADADLAALVDHAMRVRSLIGFAPRRYDPVIIEALAMGGAFDPADPGSAAALDAAAARLQMGDSEAEWSGRRGEDGNVRLERVWRGVTDVHLVDAKFLESAEARKLHSVLALEAETYAAPALLVKGGTQEPVSPEGEGDDETDSDSPALTDDNAITRPTQLLDAVLAAGRKGLSVQRYKGLGEMNAEQLWETTLDPENRSLLQVKVEDADVTDEIFTRLMGDVVEPRREFIQVNALNVANLDI from the coding sequence ATGGACGAGAACACCGGAAACACCCCCAAAAAGAATGGCTATGGCGCGGACTCGATCAAGGTCCTGAAAGGCCTCGACGCGGTCCGCAAACGGCCCGGCATGTATATCGGCGATACCGACGACGGGTCGGGCCTGCACCACATGGTGTTCGAGGTGTCGGACAACGCCATCGACGAAGCGCTGGCCGGGCATTGCGACCTCGTACTGATCGAACTCAACCCCGACGGCTCGGTTTCGGTCGAGGACAATGGCCGCGGCATTCCGGTGGACATGCACAAGGAAGAAGGCGTGTCGGCGGCAGAGGTCATCATGACCCAGCTGCACGCGGGCGGGAAGTTCGAGAACACGAGCGACGACAATGCCTACAAGGTGTCGGGCGGCCTCCACGGCGTTGGCGTCTCGGTCGTCAACGCGCTCAGCGAATGGCTCGAACTCAAGGTCTGGCGCGACGGCAAGGAGCACTGGATGCGCTTCGAGCATGGCGACGCCGTGAAGTCGCTCGAAGTTACGGGCGATGCCCCGCCGGTCGAGAGCAATGGCGACGAGGACGGTTTGAAGAAGGGTACGCGCGTCACCTTCCTGCCCAGCACCGACACGTTCAAGAACGTCACCGAATTCGATTTCGACAAGCTCGAGCACCGCTATCGCGAACTCGCCTTCCTCAATTCCGGCGTGCGCATCAAACTGCGCGACCGGCGGGGCGAGGAAACCGCGGAGCATGACCTGTTCTACGAAGGCGGGATCGCGGCCTTCGTCAAATATCTCGACCGCAACAAGGAAGCGCTGATCGCCGAGCCGATCTCGGTGAGCGCGGAGAAGGACGGCATCGGGATCGACGTCGCGTTGGAATGGAACGACTCGTATTACGAGAACGTCCTCACCTTCACCAACAACATCCCGCAGCGCGACGGCGGCACGCACCTCGCCGCCTTCCGCGCCGCGCTGACCCGCACTCTCAACAACTACGCATCGGCCAGCGGGCTCATGAAGAAGGAGAAGGTCAGCCTCTCGGGCGAGGACATGCGCGAAGGTCTTACCGCGATCGTCTCGGTCAAGCTGCCCGATCCCAAGTTCGGATCGCAGACCAAGGATAAGCTGGTCTCCTCCGAGGTCCGCCAGCCGCTGGAATCGCTGATGGGCGAGAAGATGACCGAGTGGCTGGAGGAAAACCCCGCCGACGCGAAGGCGATCATCCAGAAGATCATCGACGCCGCCGCCGCGCGCGAGGCCGCGCGACGCGCACGCGAAATGAGCCGCAAGGGCGCGATGAGCATCGCCTCGCTCCCCGGCAAGCTTGCCGATTGTCAGGAACGCGACGCGACGAAGGCAGAGCTGTTCCTGGTCGAGGGTGATTCGGCGGGCGGCTCCGCCAAGCAGGGCCGCGATCGCAAGACGCAGGCGATCTTGCCGCTCAAGGGCAAGATTCTGAACGTCGAGCGCGCGCGCTTCGACCGGATCATTTCGTCGAAGGAAGTCGGCACGCTGATCCAGGCGATGGGCACCGGCCTGCGCGACGAATTCAACCTCGACAAGCTGCGCTATCACAAGATCGTGATCATGACCGACGCCGACGTCGACGGCGCGCATATCCGCACGCTACTGCTCACTTTCTTCCACCGCCAGCTGCCCGAGATCGTGAAGGCGGGCCACCTCTTCATCGCCCAACCGCCGCTCTACAAGGTGAGCAAGGGCCGGTCCGAGGTGTACCTGAAGGACGATCGCGAGCTCGACCGCTACCTCACCAGCACCGGGCTCGACGGACGCGTCCTGCAAACCGCAGGCGGCGCGCGGGCGGATGCCGATCTCGCCGCGCTGGTCGACCACGCGATGCGCGTGCGCAGTCTGATCGGCTTCGCGCCGCGCCGCTACGACCCCGTCATCATCGAAGCGCTGGCCATGGGCGGTGCGTTCGATCCGGCCGATCCGGGTTCGGCAGCCGCGCTGGATGCCGCCGCGGCACGGTTGCAGATGGGCGATAGCGAGGCCGAGTGGTCGGGCCGCCGGGGCGAAGACGGCAACGTCCGGCTCGAACGGGTGTGGCGCGGCGTGACCGACGTCCACCTGGTCGATGCCAAGTTCCTCGAAAGCGCGGAGGCGAGGAAGCTCCATTCCGTGCTGGCGCTGGAGGCGGAAACCTACGCCGCGCCCGCCTTGCTGGTGAAGGGTGGTACGCAGGAGCCGGTCTCGCCCGAAGGGGAAGGCGACGACGAAACCGATTCCGATTCGCCCGCGCTGACGGACGACAACGCGATCACGCGCCCGACGCAATTGCTCGACGCGGTGCTGGCAGCGGGGCGCAAGGGCCTGTCGGTCCAGCGTTACAAGGGGCTGGGCGAGATGAACGCGGAACAGTTGTGGGAGACCACGCTCGACCCCGAAAACCGCTCGCTGCTGCAGGTAAAGGTCGAAGATGCCGACGTGACCGACGAGATCTTCACCCGCCTGATGGGCGACGTGGTCGAGCCGCGCCGCGAGTTCATCCAGGTCAACGCCCTGAACGTCGCGAACCTCGATATCTGA
- a CDS encoding NAD(P)/FAD-dependent oxidoreductase, with amino-acid sequence MHYDAIILGGGAAGLFCAAIAGQRGRRVLVLERSETIGRKILISGGGRCNFTNLGTGPENYLSANPHFAKSALARYTPRDFLDLVERYGIAWHEKTLGQLFCDGSARQIVDMLVAECDKGGVEIVTGAQVSSVEAVDDGYRVSSHDASYAGAQLVIATGGPSIPKMGASDFAYRLARQFGLKVVEPRPALVPLVLGGEEVLFRELSGVSAPVETSSGSNKARGTFREAALFTHRGLSGPAILQASSYWRPGEPVDVDFVPDAPDGWLIAAKAQAPRKTAAALLAEHLPQRLAETLADRLGLDRPLGETTDKVLRAAEALLANWRFTPSGSEGFAKAEVTAGGIATAEMSSQTLGAKRVPGLYAIGEAVDVTGWLGGYNFQWAWASGYACGQAL; translated from the coding sequence ATGCATTACGATGCGATTATCCTGGGCGGCGGAGCGGCCGGCCTGTTCTGCGCCGCCATAGCGGGGCAGCGCGGGCGGCGCGTGCTGGTCTTGGAGCGGTCGGAGACAATCGGCAGAAAGATTCTGATTTCCGGCGGAGGGCGGTGCAATTTCACCAATCTCGGTACCGGGCCGGAGAACTATCTCTCGGCCAATCCGCATTTCGCCAAGAGCGCGCTCGCCCGTTATACGCCGCGCGATTTTCTCGATCTGGTCGAGCGATACGGCATCGCCTGGCACGAGAAGACACTGGGTCAGCTGTTTTGCGACGGGAGCGCCCGGCAGATCGTCGACATGCTGGTGGCCGAATGCGACAAGGGCGGGGTAGAGATTGTAACCGGCGCGCAGGTTTCGTCGGTCGAGGCGGTGGACGACGGCTACCGCGTCTCTTCCCACGATGCATCCTACGCAGGCGCGCAACTCGTCATCGCCACCGGTGGCCCATCCATCCCCAAGATGGGCGCGAGCGATTTCGCCTACCGGCTCGCGCGGCAATTCGGTCTCAAGGTCGTCGAACCGCGCCCGGCGCTGGTACCACTGGTGCTCGGCGGCGAGGAAGTACTGTTCCGCGAGCTGTCGGGCGTCTCCGCCCCGGTCGAAACCAGCTCTGGCAGCAACAAAGCGCGCGGCACTTTCCGCGAGGCGGCGCTATTCACGCATCGCGGACTGTCCGGCCCGGCGATATTGCAGGCGAGTTCCTACTGGCGACCGGGCGAGCCGGTGGACGTGGATTTCGTGCCCGACGCCCCGGATGGCTGGTTGATCGCGGCAAAAGCGCAGGCTCCGCGAAAGACAGCCGCGGCGCTCCTCGCAGAACATTTGCCCCAACGTCTCGCGGAAACTCTGGCCGACCGGCTGGGGCTGGATCGTCCCCTCGGTGAGACGACCGACAAGGTGTTGCGCGCGGCAGAGGCGCTGCTTGCCAATTGGCGCTTCACGCCATCGGGGAGCGAGGGTTTCGCCAAGGCGGAGGTGACCGCGGGCGGCATCGCCACTGCCGAGATGTCCTCGCAGACTCTGGGGGCGAAACGCGTGCCCGGCCTTTACGCAATCGGCGAAGCGGTGGACGTCACCGGATGGCTCGGCGGCTATAACTTCCAGTGGGCGTGGGCGAGCGGTTACGCCTGCGGGCAGGCGCTCTAG
- a CDS encoding PEPxxWA-CTERM sorting domain-containing protein, which translates to MYRWGMGIAAIVLAGAGPAQAATVIDSGTFDADDFVYESPSTTLGPGRYRFVVQTSVPVEGFFGDAIKQTTTNFYCDEGDGEFACGGDDVPTYASFTQVNPSRYLATLTVDAPQTVYFGGGGFETGYDEFDSCCEFEFSFETTQAGSYTLSYGAVPEPALWMLMILGFGAVGGAMRKRRTTASASYA; encoded by the coding sequence ATGTATCGTTGGGGTATGGGAATTGCGGCGATTGTGCTCGCGGGTGCCGGTCCTGCGCAGGCCGCGACGGTAATCGATTCCGGGACGTTCGACGCGGACGATTTCGTGTACGAGTCGCCCAGCACCACGCTGGGTCCGGGCCGCTACCGCTTCGTGGTGCAAACCTCGGTGCCGGTCGAGGGATTCTTCGGTGACGCGATCAAGCAGACCACCACCAATTTCTATTGCGACGAGGGCGATGGCGAGTTCGCCTGCGGCGGTGACGACGTCCCGACCTACGCTTCGTTCACACAGGTCAATCCGTCGCGATATCTGGCGACGCTGACCGTGGATGCACCGCAAACGGTGTATTTCGGCGGAGGCGGGTTCGAGACCGGCTACGACGAATTCGACAGCTGCTGCGAATTCGAATTCTCCTTCGAGACGACCCAGGCCGGCAGCTACACGCTGTCTTACGGCGCGGTTCCGGAACCGGCGCTGTGGATGCTGATGATCCTCGGCTTCGGCGCGGTCGGCGGGGCGATGCGCAAGCGGCGCACAACGGCCAGCGCTTCCTACGCCTGA
- a CDS encoding carboxyl transferase domain-containing protein, whose product MTAPVLTSTLDRESPEAKARFEHNRALAAKLRARVAEAALGGPERHRDKHVERGKLLPRERVERLLDPGSPFLEIGQLAANGMYGGDVNGASIIAGIGRVAGRQVMIAANDATVKGGSYYPMTVKKHLRAQEIAQENRLPCIYLVDSGGANLPYQAEVFPDRDHFGRIFFNQAQMSSLGIPQIACVMGSCTAGGAYVPAMSDETVIVRNQGTIFLAGPPLVKAATGEEISAEDLGGGDLHAKKSGVVDHLAENDEHALTIVRDIVSHLGANTGEAADIAVKDPRPPKFDADDLYALIPEDVRAPYDVHEVIARLVDGSEFHEFKKDYGGTLVCGFAHIWGMPVAILANNGVLFSESAMKGAHFIELACQRRIPLLFLQNISGFMVGGKYEAEGIAKHGAKLVTAVATANVPKITVVIGGSFGAGNYGMAGRAYSPRFLFTWPNARISVMGGEQAASVLATVHRDADSWTEEQAEEFKAPIREKYESEGNPYYATARMWDDGVIDPAQTRDVLGLAFAATLEAPIPERPRFGVFRM is encoded by the coding sequence ATGACCGCACCTGTGCTGACTTCGACGCTCGACCGGGAAAGCCCCGAAGCGAAAGCCCGTTTCGAACACAACCGCGCGCTGGCCGCCAAATTGCGTGCCCGCGTGGCCGAAGCGGCGCTCGGCGGGCCGGAGCGGCATCGCGACAAGCATGTCGAACGGGGCAAGCTTCTGCCGCGCGAGCGGGTCGAGCGACTGCTCGATCCGGGAAGTCCCTTTCTCGAGATCGGGCAGCTGGCCGCGAACGGCATGTACGGCGGCGACGTCAACGGCGCATCGATCATCGCCGGGATCGGGCGCGTGGCCGGGCGGCAGGTGATGATCGCCGCCAACGACGCCACGGTGAAGGGCGGCAGCTACTACCCTATGACGGTCAAGAAGCATCTGCGCGCGCAGGAAATCGCACAGGAAAACCGCCTGCCATGCATCTATCTGGTCGACAGCGGCGGCGCGAACCTGCCCTATCAGGCAGAGGTCTTCCCGGACCGCGACCATTTCGGGCGGATCTTCTTCAACCAGGCGCAGATGTCGTCGCTCGGCATCCCGCAGATCGCCTGCGTGATGGGGTCCTGCACCGCAGGCGGTGCCTATGTCCCGGCGATGAGCGACGAGACCGTGATCGTGCGCAACCAGGGCACGATCTTCCTCGCCGGTCCGCCGCTGGTGAAGGCGGCGACGGGAGAGGAAATCAGCGCCGAGGATCTGGGCGGCGGCGACCTCCACGCGAAAAAGAGCGGCGTGGTCGACCACCTGGCCGAGAACGACGAGCACGCGCTCACCATCGTGCGCGACATCGTGAGCCATCTGGGCGCGAACACCGGCGAGGCGGCGGATATTGCGGTGAAGGACCCGCGCCCGCCGAAATTCGACGCGGACGACCTCTATGCCCTGATCCCCGAGGATGTGCGCGCGCCCTACGACGTGCACGAGGTGATCGCGCGGCTGGTGGACGGGTCCGAGTTCCACGAGTTCAAGAAGGATTACGGCGGCACGCTGGTATGCGGCTTCGCCCATATCTGGGGCATGCCGGTCGCGATCCTCGCCAATAACGGCGTGCTGTTCTCGGAAAGCGCGATGAAGGGCGCGCATTTCATCGAGCTTGCCTGCCAGCGGCGCATCCCGTTGCTGTTCCTCCAGAACATCTCCGGCTTCATGGTCGGCGGGAAATACGAGGCGGAAGGTATCGCCAAGCATGGGGCGAAGCTCGTCACCGCGGTCGCCACCGCCAACGTGCCCAAGATCACGGTGGTAATCGGCGGCAGCTTCGGGGCGGGCAATTACGGAATGGCGGGCCGCGCCTATTCGCCGCGCTTCCTGTTCACCTGGCCCAACGCACGCATCAGCGTGATGGGCGGCGAACAGGCGGCGAGCGTGCTCGCGACCGTCCACCGCGATGCCGACAGCTGGACCGAGGAGCAGGCCGAGGAATTCAAGGCCCCGATCCGCGAGAAGTACGAGAGCGAGGGCAATCCCTATTACGCCACCGCGCGGATGTGGGACGACGGGGTGATCGATCCGGCGCAGACCCGCGATGTGCTGGGCCTGGCGTTCGCCGCCACGCTCGAAGCCCCGATCCCCGAGCGTCCGCGCTTCGGCGTGTTCAGGATGTAG